The Neomonachus schauinslandi chromosome 13, ASM220157v2, whole genome shotgun sequence DNA segment TTTTTATCACATGTGAATCCTAAATTTTCAGCTTTCCAGTCCTTCAGATGCGAGCCTAGAGGAGCAAGCCCGGCTGGCCACAGGGGGCGCGAAGGCCATCACTCGGTGCCCTCTGATCACCAACAGGACTGTGCACTGCCCGCCTCAGGGTACATGGAAGCCTACACCACAGCAATGCTGAGAAACCCCAAAGAGCCACGGATTTTGAGATTTTCTGGATTTTGAGAACCTTGAATACCAGCTCATAGCAGGGAAAGGTTATGCGCCTGCTCCCTACCACCTCCTAGGGAAGGAGTTAGTGGGGCTTCAGAAGCTCAGAcccaagggagggaggaggaagagaaaaaagtgagCACAGGATGATCAACGGGCAGATGGCTGGGGCCACCCACACGGAGAATATTGGCTGATacctcaaaaagatgaaaacgAGCAAGAGAAACCAGCCAAGCAAGCAGCCACTCTGCATTCCCCCCAAGCAGCCAGGAACAGGATGCGGCAGGGGGCACCTGTTAATCCTTTCAAGTCACAAGTGCCAAGGACTAAAGTATCCTGTCCGATCCTTAGCGAGAGAGCACCAGACACAGCATGGATGCCAGAAAACCCAATGAAATGGAAGGGCATTCAGAAAAAAGTCTCAAAAGCAGAATGTTGCCGCAAGACAGGGTAAGTACGTGGCCCAGAAAAGCAAGTCTTTGAAGTTGGTTCAGCAGGCAAATGGAAGCAGAGGGAGCTTTTTGCTTCGGAGCTGAGGCATCCAGCCCCTCCTGGCCCCGAGTGCTCAGCTGTCAACATGACAGCACCCACGACCCACTCTTCACTTAGGTGTGTCCCCTGGAGCTCAGCCACCGTGTCAAGGACAACCAAGGATAACCAAGGAAAGGGTCACAGAGGTGGCCCGTAACTGAGTTATACAATCTCCTATATTGAGCATCTCAGGCTTTTCATGGTTGTTTTAATGCATCCACTTTTCTGCTTTAGGAATAAACGCCTTTGTGATATGGCTACAGATGTTCCACGGAGAAAAGACTCGCGTCGAAGCAAACAGAAGTCCTAAGGGGAAGCAGGAACTGACAGTTGTAACCTCGGGGGAAGAAGTGGCAGGGTCTCGACTCTGACAAGGGGACGGAGGGGCCCAAGCTGCCACTCCCATTCAGCTGACTTCAAGGAGCTGCCCACAGAGCAAATCTCCTTGTCCAGAAATGCCCCTGACTGGGAATTCTGAGGCTCTGAATCAACCCTGgaaccctccagttccataccTCTGGGCTGGCATCCTCCTCTTGCTTCAtggctaaaaatgaaaaaaaaaaaaacagtcaaggTGAAAAGAGGAAAGACTGGTTCAAAGGAGGGCAAGggtccccccagctcatgctcacgGGGCAGAGCAATGCTTTCAGCCTTTCCTCCTGGGctccttttctctttaaattatgTTTGCACTGAAAGGAAAACCCTGACGGAAAGCTGTGTTCTCCAGGGCGGGACCAGAGTCACTCCCCTCTCTGAAAACAGCTCTCCTGTGGCTGCCCAGGAACCCACAACTGCAGCCAAGTCCCGCTCTTCTCCCAGCAGGTCAAGGGCAAGCATGGACTGCTCAGCCAAGGCCTAGTGCCGCCCGGAGCTCCCAGGGCCACAGGGAGGAGGCTGTGGCTGGGGGCGGGGTAGGGGTGCACGGGGCCCCACAGGGAACTGTGAGACACCCTAGTGGCCTGCCTCAGGGGGTTCCCATCCAGTGGGGTTGAGTCCTCAAGGTGGGTGTGTCAGGTCTAGAGGAGGATGAACTTGGGGAGCTGGTGCACCTTGCCCCTGTCTAGTGGGGAGGAGCCAGGTCTGGGGCTTTCACCCTGTGGCTCCCAGGCCCCTTAGAAAAGCAGCAGCAAGAGAAGACTCTTCTCTCCCAAAATGCCACCCAGAGAAGTCAGGACGCAGAAGGCACATGCAGGGTCATAGTGCATTTGCTCCTGCGTCCTCTGCCACCCCCCTGGAAAACCCCTCCTTCTCAGATGAGTCTCCTGAAGGGCCAGCAGCGCCCTTGACCCCAGCTCTGTGGCCTGCTAGTGCCCTGACCAGGCAGTCTCCCCACACATCCCATCCCTGAGTGTCTGAAATGGGGCAGAGCTCACGGCCCCCAGCACCTGCTAGGGACACAAAAGTGGAAGTCACTGCTTCTCCGCCTGGgacagcacagagccagacgaagtgggaggcagggggctgcAAGGCTGGGAAGCGGCAGGTTAGGGAGGCATCGGGGTTAGTGGCCGTCCAGGTTGCGGGGTGTCGGTGTAACCTCGGGGTTGACAGCGTTGGGGCTGGCCGACGTCGGGGGTTGGAGAGCTAGGGTTGACGGGTGTCGGAGCTAAGGGGGCATCGGAGTTAGGGGGTTTGGGTTTGGGGACAGCGAGGCTGGGGGGCTCGCGGTAGTGTCTGGGTTGGGGGCTGGGCCTCAGGGTCGGGGAACCTCGGAGCTGGGGGCTCGGGGTCGACGGGCGTCGGGGCTGGGAGTGGTGGTTAACGTCCGGGGGACCCGCCTCCCACCTGCGCCTCCCACCACGCAGCGCAGGGCCGGCGGGGCCTGCGGGGCCTGCGCGGCAGGGTGCGTCCCGGCAGGGGTTGGGGGCGTTGATGGCTACCCTTCCTCacagggccaggcccagggcacCGCCATCTCGGGGCGCTCTGCGGCGACTCACCGGGACAGCGCGCTCCCGACGCCCGCGCCCCCGTCACtacccccgccgccccgccgcgGACGTCGCACCTCCCAGCGCATTGGCCGGGGCCCGGACGTCCCGCCCACTCGCAGGGCCGAGGCTGTGCATTGGACGCAGCGCCGCCAATCGGAGCTGCTCTTGCTGCGGCGCGGAGGCCGGGTGGTGCCGGAAGCCGCCGGGTGGCGCCGGAAGCCGGGCTGACCGCCGGAAGCCGCCGCGTGGCGCCGGAAGCCGCCGAGGGCGCCGGAAGCGGAGGGCGGCGCGGCTGATCGCGGCGCGTGCGAGTTGTCTGCGACAGCGTCCGCGTGGCGCACGGCTCAGCATGGGCCTCCTGAGCGGGGCTGCTCGCATCGTGGTGCGGGGCGCCGACCGCATGAGCAGGTGGACCAGTAAGCGGGGCCCGCGCACCTTCTACAAGGGCCGCGGCGCCAAGGGAACCGGCGTCCACGGCCGCGACGGGAAGTTTGTGCAGATCAAGGAGATGGTCCCGGAGCTGGTGGTGCCCGAGCTGGCCGGCTTCAGGCTCAAGCCCTACGTGAACTACCGCGCGCAGGCGGGCGCGGACACGCCCCTGACGGCCGAACAGCTGTTCCGGGAGGCGGTAGCGCCTGCCGTCGAGAAGGACTTCCGGGACGGCACTTTGGACCCGGAGCGGCTGCGGAAGTACGGCTTCGAGCCCACCCAGGAAGGCAAGCTCTTCCAGCTGTACCCCAAGAACTTCCCGCGCTAGGGGCGGCGGAGTGCCGGCCGCCGGGCGTGCCTGCCAGCCTGCCGACTGCGCCCGTCCCTCCTCCCCGGCCGCCGGACGGGGCGGCTTTGGCGTGTGGTCCTCGTGAGATGGAAGGACCGAGGCGGAACCCTGGAGACCCCACTCCCGGGAAACCGGCAGCCGTCGTCTCCCGACCGCCCGGTTTTGGGGCAAGAACACACGGCTCGGCTTGCAGGAGGAGGAGAATGCACGGGCACGTCGTGCCCCGGGCCAGCAGCGCTGGTTAACTTATCGCGCAGACTCTTCGCCCCACGAAGCCAACGAGCATGTGCTTTACGGGTTCAAAAGCGGCTGCTTTGGGGGCAAACCTCCAGTAACCtagtctctttctcctttgggTTCGCCTGTTTCTGTGCCCAGTCCCTCTGGTCTTCTGTGTTCTGCttaatatttaattgatttttatgttaaatacCGTTAAACTCTAAAGGAGGGTTCAAATTCTATTGAAATAAATGCGCCATTAGCTGGGAATCGATCATTTTAGCACAGTAATTTCTTACGTGCTCTGACCTATATTTTCatcagaaaataaagcaaaaaatagaaatgtgttttctgggatgtctgggtggctcagtccattacgtgtctgccttcagctcagttcatagTCTCGGGGTTTGGGGATGGAGTCCTgcttaggctccctgctcagcaggggtgtctgcttctccctctgcctgccccctttgttcttgcacacacactctctcaaagaaataaaatcttaaagaactgTGCGTGTTTTCTGCCTCTGAACCAACTACTTACGAGATTAGTACCTACTGAAGATTTGCCAGACTCCACACTGGCCTGCACTTCAACGTGTTTCTTCCAGAGAGACAAGAATGAAGTCTGTGGGAGTCAGATGAGTCACAAATTCACTTATGTGTTCAAGCTACTCCGTGTCCAGGCTTTGGAAGCCACTCAGGTACTAAAGCTACAAGGGGGAGGAGGGATCAATCCACCACACTAACCTATTTCAAGTTTATGACACGATAAGGCAACTCAATGTGTATACACTTCCCTTTGTTTATCAGCATAGGAGACTAATAAGCACATCTGGTGCCATGATGAGGTGATCTTTTTAAATGTGCATGTAAAACTATTGTTAAGTAGCTTTAAGGAAAAGCAcactttcagggcacctgggggctcagtcggtgaagggtctgccttcggctcaggccatgatcccaggctcctgggatcgagccccgcatcgggctccctgctcggcgggaagcctgcttctccctctcccactccccctgcttgtgttccttctctcgctgtttctctccctctgttgaaacataaataaaatcttaaaaaaaaacaaaaaaactattgttggggctcagtcggtgaagcgtctgccttcagctcaggtcatgatcttggggtcctgggattgagatctgcgtggggctccctgctcagtggggagtctgttccctctccctctgaccctccccgtttgcgttctctctcttctctcaaataaatgaaatcttaaaaaaaaaaaaaaaaacacactcatTTAGCTCATTTAAATGAGTACGAAGAGCTGAATGTCCCTATGCACACAAACTGGGAAGTTTGAGCTGGGAACCAAGACCCTTCCACACCCACAACAGCAGACTCCTTGCTATCAGGCAGAGTCACCACTTGCCGCAGCAGATAAGGTTTATTTAGAAAGCCAAGAGCTTCTTTGTTCACCCTGTAGAGCCCGTAAGGTGCACTGAGCCCTATACGGTCACCTGTGGCGTACAGGAAGACTCAAGGAGATGGTCTGAGGGCAGTTCACTCAGAGTCACACTCTGGATTTTATCTGTGGAAATGGTCTTTATAACTTCAACCAAACTCTTCCCTAGCTCAGCTGCTCTCCCACTTCCAGAGGTGAAGAACGTGATCATAAAAGGAGCAAGTAGCTAGGAGGTCCACGTCCAAGCTCGCTGCTTCCAAAGAGAGGTCACAGTCACAGACCTTGGGCCCTGCAGCGTGGTACCAGCTGCAGCTCTTCGTCATGTCCTCTGTGAGTGGATGGAGAGGCGTCTTCAGTCTGCTGCTGCTCTGAAGTTTGGAATGaccctcttcctcatcctctgcTAGACGATGAGAAGAGGCTGCCGGTGACTGACGTACAGCGTTCAGGCTGTAGAGCTGTGAGGCTTTGGCTCCTAAGTTGCTGTCGGGAAAGGCCCCTAAGCAGCACGGCTGGTGGGTCTGTGACAGATGGCCGAAGTAGAGCCAGGACCAGTCAGCTCCATACACCAATGAGCTGGGCAACGTATGGGACACACAGACTGTGCAggcttcctgcttctcctctggAATGAGAACATGCGACGTTACCCAGGGTTGATCTCATCACTTCCAACCAATGGCCCCTGCCCACTCTCAAAGGGAGACTCTGCTAAAAGCAGAGTCAGCAACCACTGTGTGTCACACAAAGGGACCCTTGAGATGTGGACGGATGAGAAGAAAACAGACCTTCACTTGCAGGGAGTGCACCGCGTGTGCGCCTGAGGGAGAAATCAGCTACAGAAGCACGTGGGCGAGGGTGCCTTTCCAAGCTGGAGGACTTGGCAAAAGTCTCTTAGTGAAGACTTCAAAGCAAAGGACAAAGGAGGTAGCCAGATGGGAGCAACAGGGATGcatgagaaacagagaacaaGCATGTGTGAAGTATAGAGATAGAACAGGACACATCTGGGCAACCAGAAGTGCCCGTGGCTGAAATGCCATCAGGGAGTGGCGACACATGTCTGGAGGGTGACAATCGTGCAGAGTTCTGCATGCTCCATAAAGTCTGGGTTTGAGCTTGGAAAGGAGTCACTAAAGAGTTTAAGCAGTTTTCCTTATGGTGAGTTGCTATGGCAACTTTGAGGCTGGAGGGCAGGACTGGAAAGAGGTCTAGCTATAAAAAGTTTGAAAGCAACATtcaaccagagaaagaaatgacaagGTGTTGCCAAACCTGAGATAGTCTAGGGTCCAGGGCAAGGCCAAGGATGGCAAGAGCAGCTACAGGAAACTAGTGGCTGGTGACCTGGGGTGTGGACTTAGAAAACTGTCACCAGCTGGAAGGCTTGGTGGCCAAAAATCGAGGGAAGTACTCAAAAATCAGTAGGGACATGTGGCACACACAGGAGACGGCTTCAGGGGGGTTTTCATGAGAAAGCTCTAGGATGATGTGAACATTATAATGAGTAATGACAATAACACCTATGGCCCACTGAGTAACATAAAAGCCATGAATCTATATGGACAattaataaatacagatatatgGGAGAAAAGAAAGCTCTTCCTTATAAAAGAATGCTAATTTTAAAACGTAGAAAAAAtggtaacaggggcgcctgggtggctcagttgttaagcatctgccttcggctcaggtcctgatcccagggatcatgggggatcgagccccacatcgggctccctgctccgtgggaagcctgcttctccctctcccactccccctccttgtgttccccctaacaaataaataaaatctttaaaaaaattgtaaaaatatatatatacatatttacatgtatatatatatatatattttttttttttaaataaaaaaataatgaacaaccAGACAGAAAACCAACAGAGCACGTGAACAGAATCTGCAGAGCACTCTGCCCGGGGCCATAGAGCAAACTCTTCTGAAGAGCACACGGAACGCTCTCTGGGACCGACCCCCACACACGAACTGACAATACAAGTCTCAATAACTTAAAAGGAATCCATGaaggaataaaattagaaatcagtaacaaagaaATTTAGGCCAGTCACAAAAATGTGGAATGAAACAACACACTCATAAATAACTAacgagtcaaagaagaaatcacaagggaaattagaaagtactggagatgaatgaaaacataCCACACCCCAAAACTaatggaatgcagcaaaagcagtgctcagagggcAACTTCTTACTGTAAATACCCACATTAACACGCAAGATCTCACAAGGCTTCCAGCTGAGAACTGCATGTTCGCGTCACTACCAGAACGGATGCGCAACAGTTGGAGGAACTGAAAACACAAAACAGGAAGCCCGGAGCGCAGCCCCGCGCAGAGGAGACTGGGCTTCAGAGCCACACTGGCCAGGTGGTGTCTCTATTCACTTCTTTGTATGGACAAGGAGGGAGGGGGATCACAAACAgaacagggagggaaagggggcatTGGCGGcttgagaagagaaaagaaaatgtgaaaaagttCTGACAGTAAGGAATGGCTGGCAGGAGAAAGGCCACGGTTCGCCTGGCAACTCCAAGGACCCACTGTAACATCAACCTAAAGTGAGACCCCACAGGGTTACTCTTTCCCTCCAACCCCCTTGTGTGGCTCAGGCCCAAGTGGAACTGGGTCTGACCAGTGCTGGGAGCTGCCCAGAGTGAGCAagggagcaagaggaagagagctGAAGCATGTTGGGAACATGAGAGCACGCAGACCACCACACTGCACAGGCAGGAAGACGTGGCAGGAGGTGGGCCAAGGACAGCTCTGGAATGCTTCTGGAGCAGAGTCCCAAGAGGGCAGAGAACATCTGAACGGCAGGAGGTATCAGAAGAACTGAGCTGGTCAGGTAAGACCCATGGCTAAGGAGCAGAGTGCTGCAGACTGAGGCTCGAGGCTGGCCCAGTTACGGGCCTTGGTGAGATGGCGGTGTGAGCCTGGGGATGTGCAGAGCAAGGGAGCAGGAAAACTGggaacccccaccccaggcctggctACCAAGGGGCCCCTACTCACCTATCGCCTTTTGGCAGTTGAAGATCTTAAAGCCACTGTGCATGCACGCTGCCAGGAGCAGGTGATGGTGGAAAGGGTGCCACTTGAGCCTCCACACTCCGCCCTGCGTGGGCATGTCTGCGAATGGCTGCTTCATGCTCCGAGTGTCCCACAGCAGAACATGCTCATCATAGCTGAAACCCACCGAGCACAGGGATCACGCAGGAAAACCAATGCCCACTTTTCCCCCATGGCCCCCAGGTGGCAGGGGACACTCCTGGAGAAACCCATACCACTCATCCCTCTATAGGACAAAGTCCCTTCCCCCAAGCCCAGATAGCCACACTCTGGTGTAAGAGTTGGTCCAATTCAACAACATTGCAACGGTCAACAtgagaaaaagaagtgaaagatggAAGACAGACCCCTGTGACCCAACCCTAAGGGACTCACCTTCCTGTGGCCAAGATGTGCTCCCGATGGGGACTACTCTGGATGCTGCACACACCCATGGAGTGTCTGTAGGCAAAAGTCAAGGCCTGAGCAAGCTCCCACGCAGGGGCACGTCTCCAGTGGAAAGTCCAcggaggagggacaggagggtTGGTGTTACATGCCGAGGGCTAGCCCTTGATAATCTACCTCTCGCTAGTGAACACAGATGTGCCCGGTGTCCTGGTGTCCCAGCCTTTCAGAAGGGCGTCGTCCCCACCTGCGTGGGAACAGAAAGATCCACTGACAACAGCAGGCAGCCACTCCTCAGGGAGGGAATTTCTGCCCGTGGGGCAATCCCTGTGGATGACTTTTCCTGGGTGATTTCAGGTTGCCACCAGGCAGAAGAGCCCTGTGCTAGAACTGTGTCTTCAGACTTGGAGAGGGCCCCCGTGGGGAAGACAGGGAAGGCTGGGGGGCTCAGGCTACAGGAATAAAAGGGAAGCCCAAGAAGTTAGGGAAAGAATTTCCAGGTCACAACATGGCTAACAGGGTTCCTCTTTAGACTCCAGCAATCAATCCT contains these protein-coding regions:
- the MRPL41 gene encoding 39S ribosomal protein L41, mitochondrial, translated to MGLLSGAARIVVRGADRMSRWTSKRGPRTFYKGRGAKGTGVHGRDGKFVQIKEMVPELVVPELAGFRLKPYVNYRAQAGADTPLTAEQLFREAVAPAVEKDFRDGTLDPERLRKYGFEPTQEGKLFQLYPKNFPR